GCTGGATAAATGGCTGGATGGCGTGAAGACCGTGGATGGCAAGGATGCGTTGCCGGCAGTCAAAGCCAAGCTCTGACGCGATCTGCTGATCGTTCCCACGCTTCACGTTCGGCTTTGGATGGGGCGCGGGCCCTGGGAACGATCACATCTGTAGGCGCCGGCTTGCTCAACTCCGTGCTTCGTCCTGTTACCCTTGCGCCCAAACCCCACCCGAGAGGACCCAATGGCCCTTCCCAGCCGCCATTCACTCTTCCCCTTTCTCACCTGGCTACCCCGGCAAACCCGTGCCAGCGTCGGTCGTGACCTGATCGTCGGCCTCAGCGGCGCGATTCTCGCGTTGCCGCAATCCATTGCCTACGCCCTGATTGCCGGTCTCCCACCTGAGTACGGCTTGTACGCGGCGATCATCCCGGTGTTGATCGCTTGTCTCTGGGGCTCGTCGTGGCATTTGATCTGCGGTCCTACAGCCGCCATCTCCATTGTCCTCTACGCCAGCGTCAGTCCTCTGGCCGTTCCCGCGACACAGGATTACGTCACCCTGATTCTGTTGCTGACGTTGCTGGCCGGGATTTTCCAGTGGCTGCTGGGTTTGCTGCGCTTTGGCGCGCTGGTGAATTTCGTATCTCATTCGGTGGTGCTCGGCTTCACCCTCGGTGCAGCGGTGGTGATTGCCATCGGCCAATTGCCTAATTTGCTGGGTCTGGATTTGCCCAGCCAGGCCACTGCCCTGGATAGTTTTATTGCCCTGTTCCAGCACCTTGGCGAGGTGGACAAGCCTTCGCTGATCCTGGGCCTGGCTACCGTGGTGGTCGGCGTAATCCTGAAGCTGATGTTGCCGCGCTGGCCGACACTGTTAATGACACTGGTGCTGGGCGCGTTGCTGGTCTGGATCTGGCCCTCGATGTTCGGACACGTGCAATTGGTCAGCGCGTTCGCCGGCAAGTTGCCGCCGTTCAGTCCGCTGCCGCTGGACCTGGACATGATCCTGCGCCTGCTGCCCAGTGCCGTGGCGGTCGGCATGCTCGGGCTGGTGACCAGCCTGTCGATTGCCCGTTCCTTGTCGGCGCGTTCTCAACAGTTGCTCGATGCCAATCAGGAAGTGCGCGCCCAGGGACTATCGAACATCGTCGGGGCGTTTTTTTCCGGATCATTGTCGGCCGGGTCTTTCACCCGTTCGGGCCTGAGTTACGACGCGGGTGCCTGTTCGCCATTGGCGGGGATTTTTTCGGCGTTATGGGTGGCGCTGTTTGCGGTTTTCGGCGCAAGCCTGATCGCACACATTCCGATCCCGGCCATGGCTGGCAGTATTTTATTGATCGCTTGGGGCTTGATTGACCATCGCGGTATCCGCGCGTTATTGCGGGTCAGCCGCGCTGAATTCGTGGTGATGGCCCTGACGTGTGTCGCCACGTTGCTGTTGGAGTTGCAAACGGCAATCTATGCCGGCGTACTGGCTTCGCTGTTCTTCTACCTCAAGCGCACCTCGCAACCGCGGGTTCAGCATGTGCGCGACGGCGATGACGACATCCTGCGGGTTGGCGGCTCGATATTTTTCGGCGCCAGCCATTACCTGCAAGTACGCCTGCAACGGATGCACGGTGCGCGCGTGGTGATCGAAGCGCAGCAGATCAACTTCATCGACTATTCGGGGGTGGAGATGCTGCATCAGGAAGCGCGGCGGCTGTTGCGCCAGGATCGCAGTTTGACCTTGCGCCGGGCGAGGCCGCAGGTGGTGGAGGAATTGCGCAAGCTCGAAGGTGCCGAGAAATGTCCGATCCGGTTTGAGGATTGATTCATCACACTGCGCCATACGCGCCGAACCACTGTGGCGAGGGAGCTTGCTCCCTCGCCACAAAAAAGCTTATAGCGCCAGCTGCCGGCGCAGTTCGGCCAGTACCGGCGCCGTATCCGGGCGCACGCCGCGCCACAGGAAGAACGCCTCCGCCGCTTGCTCGGCGAGCATCCCCAAGCCATCCATCGCCACCGCCGCCCCATTCTCGCTGGCCCAGCGACAGAACGAAGTCGGCTCCTTGCCGTACATCATGTCGTAACACAGCGTCTTGCCCGGTTCGATCAGGCTGGTGGCAATCGGCGGGACATCGCCCGATAAACTGGCGGACGTCGCGTTGATGATCAGGTCCACCGACTCCTGCAACCAGTCGTAACCACTGGCCGACACCGGTCCCAGATCGCAGAACAGTTCCGCCAGCAACTCGGCCTTGTCCACAGTGCGGTTGGCGATGACCACCGACGCCGGTTGCTCGGCCAGCAAAGGCTCCAGCGCCCCGCGTACCGCGCCGCCAGCGCCGAGCAGCAGGATGCGTTTGCCCTTGAGGCTGAAACCGGCGTTCACCGTAAGGTCCCGCACCAGACCGGCACCGTCGGTGTTATCGCCCAACAACGTGCCATCTTCGAGCTTGCTCAGGGTATTCACCGCCCCGGCCCGCTGCGCCCGCGCAGTCAGGCTATCGGCCAGGCGATAGGCTTCTTCCTTGAAGGGCACCGTCACATTCGCCCCGCAACCTTCGAGGAAAAACGCCCGGGCGCAGCCGGAAAAGTCGTCGAGGGGTGCCAGCGAAGTGCTGTAGTCGAGTTTCTGCGCGGTCTGCTCGGCAAACAGGCGATGAATCAACGGCGATTTGCTGTGGCCAATCGGGTTACCGAATACGACGTAACGGTCCATCAGGATTCCTCGTTCAGGCCTCGGCCAACCAATCGCGATCTTGCAGGAAGTAATCAGTCAGGCGCGCTTCTTCGCTGCCAGGCTCGGCTTTCCAGTCATAACCCCAGCGCACTTGTGGCGGCAGGGACATCAGGATCGACTCGGTACGCCCACCCGATTGCAGGCCGAACAAGGTGCCACGGTCGTAAACCAGGTTGAACTCGACGTAACGCCCACGGCGGAATTCCTGGAACTCCCGCTGCTTGGCGGTGAACGCATCGTTCTTGCGACGCTGCACGATCGGCAGATATGCCTCGATGTACGCGTCGCCGATGGCGCGCATGAAGGCGAAACTGGTGTCGAAATCCCACTCGTTCAGGTCATCGAAAAACAGGCCACCGATGCCCCGTGGTTCGTGGCGATGCTTGATGTGGAAATAGCTGTCGCACCAGGCTTTGTAGCGCGAATAGACATCGGGACCGAACGGCGCGCAGGCCTGCTCGGCGACGCGGTGCCAGTGCACGCAGTCTTCTTCGTTGCCGTAATAAGGAGTCAGGTCGAAACCGCCGCCGAACCACCAGACCGGTTCTTCGCCTTCTTTTTCGGCGATGAAAAAACGCACGTTGGCGTGGGAAGTCGGTACATGCGGGTTGTGCGGGTGGATCACCAGCGACACGCCCAGGGCTTCGAAGCCGCGCCCGGCCAGTTCCGGCCGATGGGCGCTGGCGGATGGTGGCAAACCACTGCCGAAGACGTGGGAAAAGTTGACGCCACCCTTTTCGATGACCGTGCCGTTCTCGATCACCCGCGTACGGCCGCCTCCGCCGGCAGGCCGGGTCCAGGCGTCTTCGACGAAGCGCGTGCCACCGTCTTCGGCTTCCAGGGCAGCACAAATGCGGTCTTGCAGGTCGAGCAGATAGGCTTTTACGGCCTCGGTGCGGGTAGTCATGGCATCACCTTGGATCGGGCAAAACTACGCGGCGCTCCATTGGAGCTCTGCCTGCGCAAATGGGCGCGTAGCATACCACCGCCGATGCACTCGTCGCAGTTGACGAAGGTCAAGGTTAGGAGTCCGATAGGGCGCTTCGTATCGACGAATCAAGGAGAAGGCAGATGGCAAAGCGAATTCAGTTCCGCGCCCATGGCGGTCCCGATGTACTCGAGTATGTGGATTACCAACCCGCCGAGCCCGGCTCCAAGGAAGTGCGCCTGAGCAACAAGGCCATCGGCCTGAACTTCATCGACACGTACTATCGCAGCGGCCTCTATCCACCACCGTCCCTGCCATCGGGCGTGGGCTCGGAAGGTGCGGGCGTGGTCGAGGCGGTGGGCAGCGAAGTGACCCGGTTCAAGGTTGGCGATCGCGTGGCTTATGGCAGCGGTCCGTTGGGCGCCTATAGCGATGTTCACGTTTTGCCCGAGGCCAACCTGGTGCATCTGCCGGACGCCATCAGCTTCGAAACGGCAGCCGGGGTGATGCTTAAAGGCCTGACGGTGCAGTATCTGCTGCGCCAGACCTATGAGCTCAAGGGTGGCGAAACCATTCTTTTCCACGCTGCAGCTGGTGGTGTCGGCTCTTTAGCCTGCCAATGGGCCAAGGCCCTGGGCGTCAAGCTGATCGGTACGGTGAGCTCAGCGGAAAAAGCCGCACTGGCCAAGGCCAACGGTGCGTGGGCGACCATCGACTACAGTCATGAAAACGTCGCACAACGTGTACTGGAATTGACTGACGGCAAAAAAGTCCCGGTGGTGTACGACGGCGTCGGCAAGGACACCTGGCTGACCTCGCTCGACAGCGCAGCGCCGCGTGGGCTGGTGGTGAGTTTCGGCAATGCGTCGGGCGCGGTGGACGGGGTGAACTTGGGGATTCTGGCGGGGAAAGGCTCGCTGTATGTCACCCGGCCGACCCTGGGGACGTACGCCAACAATGCGGAAAACCTGCAGCGGATGGCGGACGAACTGTTCGAGATGATCATCAGCGGCAAGCTGATTGTGGATATCAGCCAGCGTTATCCATTGGCTGATGCGGCGAAGGCGCAGACCGAGTTGTCGGCGCGGCGCACGACGGGGTCGGTCATTCTGTTGCCTTAAGATTTTCCGCGCTTGCCGGGGCCTCATCGCTGGCAAGCCAGCCCCCACAGTGATTTATGGTGTTCACAATATTTGTATTCACCGCCGAAACCTGTGGGAGCTGGCTTGCCAGCGATTGCGACGACGCGGTCTTAATCCGGCCGCACGACATGCCCGGTCGCCAGATCCCGAATCACGCTCGGGTTCTTGCGCCCACCCAGATTCCCGCCCAGCACCAGATCAATCTGTCCACGAAAATACTGCTCGACACGAATCCGTGTGCGCGCCGCCGGCCGGCCCTGCGGATTGGCGGACGTCGACACCAGCGGCCCGACCAGTGCGCACAAGTCCCGTACTTGCGGGTGATCGCTGACCCGCAGCGCCACGGTTTCATGCACGCCGGTAATCCACTGCGGCAACATGTTCTGATGCGGCACCAGCCAGGTGTTCGGTCCCGGCCAGGTACTGGCCATGCGGTCCATCCACAGCTCGGGAAAATCTTCGAACAGGAAGTCGAACTGGCGAATGTTGTCGGCAACCAGGATCAGGCCCTTATCCACAGACCGGCCCTTGATCATCAGCAAACGATCCACTGCCTCTTCGTCCCACGGGTCGCACCCCAGACCCCAGACAGCTTCGGTTGGGTAGGCAATCACCGCCCCGGCGCGAACTGCTTGCGCGGCTTGTTGCACACGCCAACTGTTGACCATGAATAAACTCTCCAGAATAAGGCTCTGCGCAGTTTACCGATCTTCCTTATAAAACCTAGCTCACCCGCGCAAACCAGCGACCGTTTTCGCACACGGCTCGGCCGTCCATTTCCAGCTCCGTCAACGCCGCCAGCACTTTGGGCAAGGTCCAACCACTGGCGTCGGCCAGCATTTCACTGGTTTGGGGTGCGGCGTGGAGCAATTTCAGCAACGGATGGCTCACCACTCCCACCGATGCATTGGTGGAAAGCGGCAGCCGTTGCCAGCCTCGCAACGCTTCGAGTATGTGATCGATGGTTTCCACCAACACCGCGCCATCGCGTATCAACTGGTGGCAACCCTTCGCGCCCGGGTGATGGATCGATCCCGGAATCGCATACACCTCGCGCCCTTGTTCCGCCGCCAGCCTCGCGGTGATCAATGAACCGCTGGCGATACTGGCCTCGACCACCAACACACCGAGGGACAAACCGCTGATGATTCGGTTGCGTCGGGGGAAGTTGCTGGCGGTCGGCCCGGCGTCCAGCGGGAACTCCGAAAGAACCGCGCTACCAGAGGCAATCATCGTATCGGCCAGCCGTCTATTACGCTGTGGATAAAACTTTTCAAGTCCCGTGCCAAGTACACCGATCGTTTGCCCGCCAACGTCCAGCGCCGCCTGATGCGCGGCGGCGTCGATACCGAGCGCCAGACCGCTGGTGATGACAAAACCGGCGCCGGCCAGGCTGCGGGAGAACGACGCGGCGGTATCCATCCCAGGCCGGGAAGCACGACGACTGCCCACCATCGCCAGTTGCGGTTTTTCCAGGATGCCGGGGTCGCCAGCCACGAATAACAACGGCGGTGCATCGCTGATTTCCTTCAGCAGCGCCGGGTAATCGTGTTGGTCAAACATCAGCAAATGCTGGCCCCGATGCTCTAGCCACTCCAACGCGTGACTCGCGCCATCGCGGATTTCTGCGCTGCGCCGAGCCTCGGCGCAAGACAGCGGCAGGCCCAACGCACACCAGGCGCTGGCCGGTGCGCTGATGGCTTTGGACGCGGATCCAAAGGCTTCCAGCAGTTTTTTGAAACGCGCCGGGCCAAGTTCAGGTAACCGGTGAAGACGTAGACGAGCTTCCAGTTCCGCAGGGGAAACCGGTGTAACAGCAGGCATCGACATGGATCATCCTTGATCGTTATGAGCACCCGTACAAACGGGAATAAGCTGTGGATAACTCTGTTGGTAACTTGTGAAGACAGCTAAGGGTTTCGCACCTTGTCCATGACCGCCAGCGAACGTGACGCGGTCAGCACCAACCCGTAGCTGAGCTTGTCGTAGGTGCGGAAAACCATCAGCAACCCGGCGCGCTCATCGGGAATTTTCAGCGGATGACCGGAAATCCGGTCGCGCACGGTCTCACCGGTTTTCATCACCACCAGTACATTGCCCTCGGCCAGACCGTCGCGCTGACCCTTGTTCAGCGTAACGACGTCCAGCGCGCCAATCTGGGTAACCCCGCGCGGCACATCGATGATCAAGCCATTGATGTCGGTTTTTGGCGCACTGGGCATGAAGGTCGAGTTGATCGAACGCTCTTCACCGCTGAACAAACGGTCGCCGAGGCGCACTTCCTGTGTAGTGCGTTGCAGCGCCAGCGTGGCAACGTCGCCTTCGGTCGCGACAATTTCGCCGCCGCCGATGTCATCGGCGTTGATCCCCAGAAATTCCTGGGTTTGCGGATCGGTGTAGACCTTGCCCTGACGGAAGATGCCGTAGACCGGATGCGCCGGGTCGAAGTGGCCACGGGCGAAGATCCGGTCACCGATGCCGCTGAGGACCCGTTCGGCATCGCCCGCGACGATGTAAGGCGCCTTGTCGAAATCCTCAACCTTGTCGACGATGCGATTGCTCAGCAGGAAGCTGTTGATGGATTTCAGTGGAATGCTCGGGATCGCCTCGGCCACCGGACTACTGCGCACGCGCGGTGAGAGCTTGATGGTGCCTCGGGACGCGCCGCGATTGAGGGTAAGCCGCGGTTGGCCGTTGACGTAGACCAGCGACAGCGAATCGCCGGGATAGATGAGGTTGGGGTTTTCGATCTGCGGATTGGCTTGCCAGAGCTCCGGCCACTGCCACGGTTCGCGGAGGAATTTCCCCGAGACACCCCAGAGTGTATCGCCCGCTATAACGGTGTATTGCTGCGGAAAACCTTCCTTGAGTTGCACTTGCCCGTGCGCCAAACCGGCCGAGGCCAGAAGGAGCAAGGCGAGTAGTGATTTCCTCATGCGGTGAATCCCTTTATTATGTACGTTCGCGTGAAACGTCAGAGCCGTCAGTGGCTCGCTCCCGGCTTGCTTTTGAAAAGAAGGGAGCTACGTTTTACAACGGTAGCCTGCATCTTCGGACCCGCCAGGCCATCGACCCGACCTTACTTCACACGTGCAGTCATCAAGCTTATGGCCATTTTGAACATCCTCGAATTCCCTGACCCGCGCCTGCGCACTATCGCCAAACCGGTGGCCGTAGTGGACGACGAAGTGCGTCAGTTGGTCGATGACATGTTTGAAACAATGTATGAAGCACCGGGCATCGGCCTCGCCGCGACCCAGGTCAACGTGCACAAACGTATCGTCGTGATGGACCTCTCCGAAGACCGCACCGAGCCGCGAGTGTTCATCAACCCCGAGCTCGAACCGCTGACCGACGACATGGGCCAATACCAGGAAGGCTGTCTGTCGGTACCGGGCTTCT
The Pseudomonas sp. MYb327 DNA segment above includes these coding regions:
- a CDS encoding SulP family inorganic anion transporter; translation: MALPSRHSLFPFLTWLPRQTRASVGRDLIVGLSGAILALPQSIAYALIAGLPPEYGLYAAIIPVLIACLWGSSWHLICGPTAAISIVLYASVSPLAVPATQDYVTLILLLTLLAGIFQWLLGLLRFGALVNFVSHSVVLGFTLGAAVVIAIGQLPNLLGLDLPSQATALDSFIALFQHLGEVDKPSLILGLATVVVGVILKLMLPRWPTLLMTLVLGALLVWIWPSMFGHVQLVSAFAGKLPPFSPLPLDLDMILRLLPSAVAVGMLGLVTSLSIARSLSARSQQLLDANQEVRAQGLSNIVGAFFSGSLSAGSFTRSGLSYDAGACSPLAGIFSALWVALFAVFGASLIAHIPIPAMAGSILLIAWGLIDHRGIRALLRVSRAEFVVMALTCVATLLLELQTAIYAGVLASLFFYLKRTSQPRVQHVRDGDDDILRVGGSIFFGASHYLQVRLQRMHGARVVIEAQQINFIDYSGVEMLHQEARRLLRQDRSLTLRRARPQVVEELRKLEGAEKCPIRFED
- the aroE gene encoding shikimate dehydrogenase gives rise to the protein MDRYVVFGNPIGHSKSPLIHRLFAEQTAQKLDYSTSLAPLDDFSGCARAFFLEGCGANVTVPFKEEAYRLADSLTARAQRAGAVNTLSKLEDGTLLGDNTDGAGLVRDLTVNAGFSLKGKRILLLGAGGAVRGALEPLLAEQPASVVIANRTVDKAELLAELFCDLGPVSASGYDWLQESVDLIINATSASLSGDVPPIATSLIEPGKTLCYDMMYGKEPTSFCRWASENGAAVAMDGLGMLAEQAAEAFFLWRGVRPDTAPVLAELRRQLAL
- the hemF gene encoding oxygen-dependent coproporphyrinogen oxidase, whose amino-acid sequence is MTTRTEAVKAYLLDLQDRICAALEAEDGGTRFVEDAWTRPAGGGGRTRVIENGTVIEKGGVNFSHVFGSGLPPSASAHRPELAGRGFEALGVSLVIHPHNPHVPTSHANVRFFIAEKEGEEPVWWFGGGFDLTPYYGNEEDCVHWHRVAEQACAPFGPDVYSRYKAWCDSYFHIKHRHEPRGIGGLFFDDLNEWDFDTSFAFMRAIGDAYIEAYLPIVQRRKNDAFTAKQREFQEFRRGRYVEFNLVYDRGTLFGLQSGGRTESILMSLPPQVRWGYDWKAEPGSEEARLTDYFLQDRDWLAEA
- a CDS encoding NADPH:quinone reductase: MAKRIQFRAHGGPDVLEYVDYQPAEPGSKEVRLSNKAIGLNFIDTYYRSGLYPPPSLPSGVGSEGAGVVEAVGSEVTRFKVGDRVAYGSGPLGAYSDVHVLPEANLVHLPDAISFETAAGVMLKGLTVQYLLRQTYELKGGETILFHAAAGGVGSLACQWAKALGVKLIGTVSSAEKAALAKANGAWATIDYSHENVAQRVLELTDGKKVPVVYDGVGKDTWLTSLDSAAPRGLVVSFGNASGAVDGVNLGILAGKGSLYVTRPTLGTYANNAENLQRMADELFEMIISGKLIVDISQRYPLADAAKAQTELSARRTTGSVILLP
- a CDS encoding L-threonylcarbamoyladenylate synthase — encoded protein: MVNSWRVQQAAQAVRAGAVIAYPTEAVWGLGCDPWDEEAVDRLLMIKGRSVDKGLILVADNIRQFDFLFEDFPELWMDRMASTWPGPNTWLVPHQNMLPQWITGVHETVALRVSDHPQVRDLCALVGPLVSTSANPQGRPAARTRIRVEQYFRGQIDLVLGGNLGGRKNPSVIRDLATGHVVRPD
- the dprA gene encoding DNA-processing protein DprA; the protein is MSMPAVTPVSPAELEARLRLHRLPELGPARFKKLLEAFGSASKAISAPASAWCALGLPLSCAEARRSAEIRDGASHALEWLEHRGQHLLMFDQHDYPALLKEISDAPPLLFVAGDPGILEKPQLAMVGSRRASRPGMDTAASFSRSLAGAGFVITSGLALGIDAAAHQAALDVGGQTIGVLGTGLEKFYPQRNRRLADTMIASGSAVLSEFPLDAGPTASNFPRRNRIISGLSLGVLVVEASIASGSLITARLAAEQGREVYAIPGSIHHPGAKGCHQLIRDGAVLVETIDHILEALRGWQRLPLSTNASVGVVSHPLLKLLHAAPQTSEMLADASGWTLPKVLAALTELEMDGRAVCENGRWFARVS
- a CDS encoding LysM domain-containing protein; protein product: MRKSLLALLLLASAGLAHGQVQLKEGFPQQYTVIAGDTLWGVSGKFLREPWQWPELWQANPQIENPNLIYPGDSLSLVYVNGQPRLTLNRGASRGTIKLSPRVRSSPVAEAIPSIPLKSINSFLLSNRIVDKVEDFDKAPYIVAGDAERVLSGIGDRIFARGHFDPAHPVYGIFRQGKVYTDPQTQEFLGINADDIGGGEIVATEGDVATLALQRTTQEVRLGDRLFSGEERSINSTFMPSAPKTDINGLIIDVPRGVTQIGALDVVTLNKGQRDGLAEGNVLVVMKTGETVRDRISGHPLKIPDERAGLLMVFRTYDKLSYGLVLTASRSLAVMDKVRNP
- the def gene encoding peptide deformylase, with amino-acid sequence MAILNILEFPDPRLRTIAKPVAVVDDEVRQLVDDMFETMYEAPGIGLAATQVNVHKRIVVMDLSEDRTEPRVFINPELEPLTDDMGQYQEGCLSVPGFYENVDRPQRVKVKALDRDGQPYELIAEDLLAVCIQHECDHLNGKLFVDYLSTLKRDRIKKKLEKLHRQNA